CAGTTCAGATACATTGTTCAACATATCACACCAACAAGGAAGTAAGTAAATCAACAGTTTAATATCAGGATTTCTCCATGCGAATCAGTTCCTGTAGTACAGTAAAGACAACTGTTCGTCTTTTCAACGTCTTCATTCCAACGCCTTTCACCTACAATTATACAAAAAACATCAATAATCAGCTGCAAAGTAGTAACATTTAGTGAATGAGTATGTATATACATGCACCTTGGTGGAACAGTTGCTAGCAGTTGCTAGCAGTGCCTGGTGGAGTATCACTACCCGGGACCTTCTGTCCAGTACTGGTCACACACCAACAGTGACCTACCAGAAAGACATGTTGcatatacaatatatacacatTGAAGTGTCACATTAAACTGAATTGAGAATTTTGTGCGGCCGTGTTAACCTGTAGATCCCCAACATTGCTCAGGGGTGTATTGGCCATTGTAGTCACACGTGGGGACGTAGGCTCCAATTGAGCCATTTAAAGCGGCATCTCTAGCATCCTCACATGGGGTCTTGGGTCGTATCATAGCATCTGGACACAGGTAACATACATTGTAATGTGACCATAACATTGCAGGACAATATACATTCTGGAATCTTGGGGTCCACTATGTGCCCTATTCAGAAGTAGTTTAtacggaatagggttccatttcagatgaaaCCTAGGTACTTCCTGTCTAAATATTGAAGTTCTGCTACTTGTTTAAAAGGCCTGTAGAGTCAAATTCCAGTTTCGTAGAagagctgatgaaactaagactGGAAATTGTATCAGTGTTATTTCTTGTTAGTTGCTAGACAATATAATCAAACAAACCGTTCATATCAGAATACCTCAGTCCCGCATCTAGACACCAATATACATCTCTGGAACTAgaggagtggcaggtagcctgctgtttgagagttgggccagtagttCAAATCAGTGATCTGACTAGTTGATATATCCGTCTATGTGCCCTTCAGCAAGGCACAACCTTCATTTCTCCAGTGTCAAGGTTGATAATGGCTGACCTCTCAGAGGGTGTCCCATGGAGAACCGGTTATGAATAGAAACACATTTCCAAATCACACCTGCGTATTAACACCTACATGTGTGTGAAGTAGGACAGAGCAACACCaacaaatgtttttattaaaATGTAGGTGAGTAAGTGTGAGGTATGTCACGCTTACCTCCCAGAGCAAAAGCTGTGCTAACAAGCAGAATGATGGTCAATGTCGCCATGGTAATCGTctcctgagagagaaagagtgtaagATTAGTTGAGCATTTTAAATCTGGAATGGCtgtgggtactagaggagaggttaagGAAACCCACTGTAAGGTACAAAACTTAAGCAGCATTTTCTAAACCCAGTACTGAGGACCCCAAGAAGCGAGTATGGGCAACACGGTGCTACTAGTCTTCTGCCAAAACTCAGGTATCATTTCTTCAACCACATACAATAGATTAGCCTGGCACACAGGAATATGTATCCTTCCCAAATGGCTCCTCATTCCTTATGTAGTGAACAACCTTTGACGAGGGCCTACAATGAACTACATAGGGAAAGGGAAGCATTACAGATATTGTCAGACACTACCCATTTACTGCAAAGGTACGGATTAGTCTATGCGCTTAAATTCAGGGGGCCGCTCCACAAAAAGGCACAACTATATATTGTACTACGTTTGACAAGGGGCAAATAACATTTAggtaccatttgagatgcagataGTTGATTAAATAATGATGCACTCTCACCTTCTGCACTCTTCCAAGGGATTCACTGGgtgtctctctgttgtctgtgAGTTATGGTCTACCTCTTCCACCTCTCCTTTTAAAGGACCTGTCACAGGTGTGACTAGTTGCCTCATTAACCCAACAAGAGATCCTGTTGTCGGGCCATTAGTTAGTGGTGTAAAGCACTTAAGGagaaatactttcaagtactacttaagtcgtttttgggggtatctttactttactatttatatttttgacaactttcacttcactacattcctaaagaaaagaatgtactttctactccatacattttccctgacacccaaaagtactcgttacattttgaatgattagcaggacagaaaaatggtccaattcacccacttatcaagagaacgtccatggtcatccctgctgcctctgacctggcagactcactaaatacaaatgctttgtttgtaaattgtgaCTGAGTGTTGGAGTATGCCCTTGGCTATGcgtaattatattttaaaaaacaagaaaatggtgccgtctggtttgcttcatgtaaggaatttgaaaatatgtatccttttacttttgatacttaagtaaattTGATCAATTAAATTTAATgttgatacttcagtatatttaaaaccgAATAATTTTAAacctttactcaagtaatattttactgggtgactttcacctttacttgagtcattttctctgaAGGAACCTTCATAGGCAGTGAAGAGAGtcgtagaggaagatgggtccagtttagagggatcctgagaggctcCCTGTGAGTATGCCGAGGCCAATAGAGAGTGATAGGAATAACATGTGTTTCAGTAAGGTTTCTTAGCATTCATagccatggttatcaactgtgATGCAGAAATGGAACacaaatcacagaaaatagatgttgtggtggtagCTGCAGAGAACTCCTTGGGTTATGAGATTTTACAGCAGAAGAGTTACAAGGTGTGATGAACGATAGTGTCCCGTTCTCCCAGACTGCCGGCCTGCTGTAGGATCAGATTGGGCaaagtagtggaatagtggtgaggTTATAATGGGTCTAGGATCAGATAGGGTCAtgtagtggaatagtggtgaggTTATAATGGGTCTAGGATCAGATAGGGTCAtgtagtggaatagtggtgaggttataatgggtctaggatcagattgggccaagtagtggaatagtggtggGGTTATAATGGGTCTAGGATCTCACACTAgcacgagcgagcgagcgagcgcacacacacacaaacacacacacatactaaattCTCCAATTCAGTTCAcctcgggatcggtgtccctcctgcgggatggttgagctaacgtgcgctaatgtgattagcctgaggttgtaagtaacaagaacatttcccaggacatagacatgtctttttCGGGCAGAaatcttaacttcttgttaatcaaactgcactgtccaatttacagtagatgttacagtgaaaaaatgccatgctattgtttgaggagagtgtacagttatctacttgaaaatgtatatattgacCAATTAGGCAGATTTGGGTAGGCTttatacaacattttgaatagaAATGCAAAACTTTGCTAATACACTGCTGCAATCTAGCAGCCAAAATATAAATTGTGCCTAGTCAGATAATGTTTAATATGTCAGATAATGTTCattaacaaattaggcacatttgggcagtgttgatacaacattttgaacagaaatgaaatggttcattggatcagcgtaaaactttgcacatacaatgAACCCCATCTAGCCAAAATCTAAattcacctgggctggaataaaacATTAtggcccctgtttcgagacagatGCATGATAattgtccattctaaatcaaaacaaattgcaCACATTTAGTACatttaaagacaagattaaatcaagaatagtctgatgggtgacaatattagcccatcagttgtgaatgatgcccagtggAATTCAAGAAACAGCACATACCTTTTTTTGGGCCACTTCTTCAAATCATAGTGCCACACCTCATGTAGctgagcccataggcctatatgttttattttacctttatttaactaggcaagtcagctaagaacaaattcttattttcaatgacgatctaggaacagtgggttcagaggcagaacgacagatttgtaccttgtcagctcggggattcaatcttgcaacctttcggttactagtccaacactctaacactaggctaccctgccgcaccatatgttttgataaggtttgtatcacagctaaagtggccaaataacttgttAAAATGAAGCCCATTAATCCTCTTTAcaatgggtgtagagcctaactggaatATATTTGCAGCGCGTGAGTTTCTCATTTGGGGAAAATCATTTTCACTCTAAATTTGCAGCTTGATGATAAaagcaaaatgaaaagctgaaaagtcttgagtcaataagtattcaacctctttgttatgtcaAACCTTaacaagttcaggagtaaagatgttCTTATCAAGTCACattataagttgcatggactcactctgtgttcaataataatgtttgacatgatttttgaatgactacctcatctctgtaccccacacatataattatctgtaaggtccctcagtcgagcaatgcatttcaaacacagattcaaccacaatgaccagggagttttccaatgccttgcaaccAAGGGCACCTATTGAAagatgggtaaaataaaaaaagcagacattgaatatccctttgagaatggtattaattacacattggatggtgtatcaatacacccagtcactacaaagatacaggcgtcctttctgtccggagactgagatggacaTTGCAACATATTGATTTTGTGGTCATTTAACCATTtcattgtggattttgatgtgtgcttgggggttattgtcttgcttgaAGATCCACTTGCAGCCAATGTCAGCATCCCGGCAGAGAGAACTAGTTTTTTTGGGGCTATAATGTCCTTGTACTTGGTACCAAGTTTATGATGCCGTTGAGCTTAAAAAGGGCCACAGAACCAGGGAAGCAAAAAAGCTTCATAAACGTGAAAGATGCagaaccatattttacagtaggtatgaggtacttCTCTGCACATGCTTCTGTTTTTCCACACCAAAACCACCGCTGAAGTTCATGactaaagagctctattttcatgtcatctgaccatagcaccgcctggagtttgataaatggcacttggattggaaccgatgCCATTTCCTCCATAAAGGGATAGTGCAATATTTTGGCAATTACAACCTTTTTCTTCTAACCCAGAGTCAGATTTTGTCTCTGCATGAAATTTGAAGGACTTTGAAGGTAGTTTTTCCAGCGATCGCTAACTAGCGTCAGCGCAATGACTAGAAGTCTTTGGGATCTGCTCTCAGAGTTAATAATTGTGCTGAAGCTGCAGTAGTTAATTTAAAAACTTCCTTCAAACTAAAGAAAGACGGCTAAATTGCCAAAATCTCACAATATCCCTTTAAACAGTAGAGAAAACCCCACTAAATGAATTTTTTCTACTTGAAATGTGattacttttcctagagtgaccccaacattagaaaaagtgtaacatcgcctttgttcatatttccatgaaagctgtacaccaccagtgtacaaataattgtattatgtattgttgtaatatcattgatttatgtgactgttttctgtgacactgatactaattGCTGATAGTAATCTCTTTGTCAAAAGGTCGCTGTCCTTTCTGGCAGAATATGCCCAGCAAGTCGGCAAAGTATTgcatcaagatatgggtggcctgtgacgcacaatccagctacgctcggaagatgcaagtctacacggggaagccgaccagtggaggcccggagaagaaccaggggatgcgggttgtgcttgatgtgacagatggactgagggggcacaatgtcacatgtgacaatttcttcacctcttatgaactcagccaCTAGCTCCTGGAGAGGAAGATCAGCATGGTTGGCGCAGTTAGAAAGAACAGGCCTGAGCTCcaccctgcactcctcgcaacaagggggagagaggccttctcatcaacgtttgccttcacccccacccccattctagtttcttacctaccaaagaggaacaagaatgtggtcctcttCAGCAAACTGCCCAAAgcagctgagatcagtgatcaaaaggacaggaagccagccatcatcctagACTAAAACCACAgcaaaggaggcgtggacaacctggacaaaatGGTTGGAActgacagctgcaggaggatgactgcccgctggcccatggtcatcttccataacatcattgatgtgtccccTACAATGCCTTCGTTATATGGAAAAAGATCAACCgtacctggatgcctgatgagAGTAACAAGAGGAAGtttttcctggagcagctgggaaaggcacttgtaaccccacaaaTTCAAAGAAGGGAGTTCCTCCTaacagcctctgcagcgcttgtgaaagctgttcagtgggctgaatcttgtcctgatccacctgaggctgcagctggggcaggcaagaggaggaaaTTCCAATTCTGCCCCCAAAgagggactgtaaaacaaatactatgtgctgcacatgtgagaaatacaactgcaaagtccatgcacacacttgcatactgtgcTACATGCTAaatagagttgattgatttatgttgtttgcatttttgtttt
The DNA window shown above is from Salvelinus alpinus chromosome 31, SLU_Salpinus.1, whole genome shotgun sequence and carries:
- the LOC139561569 gene encoding equistatin-like → MATLTIILLVSTAFALGDAMIRPKTPCEDARDAALNGSIGAYVPTCDYNGQYTPEQCWGSTGHCWCVTSTGQKVPGSDTPPGTASNC